The following DNA comes from Rhodothermales bacterium.
CCACGGGCCGAATCCTTGCAAAATCCAGACAAACCGCCCCGTACCTCGTAGCAATTACCTGGAATCGGCCCTATACTTCGTTGTCCTTTCAACCGGAAGGCATGCGCACGAGCGCATCTCCCAGACACTTTACCAGGGTAGCCTGTGGAACTGAAGGCCGTAAAGTTCGACAATCAGCAGTCGCAGTCGTTTGTGGCGGATATCAAGTCGCGTGTCAACGCCTACTTCGACGCAAACCAGCTCTCTCGCAAGGCCAACGGCGCGATGATCGTGAAAACGGTGATGATGTTCGCCATCACGTTTATCCCCTACGCGCTCATCCTCACGAACCGGTTCAGTCCGTGGGAAATGCTCGGTCTGGCGGTGTTGATGGGCATCGGGATGGCCGGCATCGGGTTTTCGATCTCGCGCGACGCGCTCCACGGGGCCTATTCGTCGAACCAGAAGGTCAATACGATCCTGGGGATGACGTTCGACCTGCTCGGGGCCAACGGGTACATGTGGAAGATCACCCATAACGTGATCCACCACACCTACACCAACATCCAGGGGATCGACGAGGATCTGGAAGTGTCGCCGTTGCTGCGGTTGTCGCCGGAGTCCGAACACAAACCCATCCACCGCTGGCAGCATATCTACGGGCTGGCGGCCTACAGCTTTTCGACGCTGAACTGGGTGTTCGCGAAGGACTTCACCTACCTCCTGCGTAAGACCCTCGGG
Coding sequences within:
- a CDS encoding acyl-CoA desaturase, whose protein sequence is MELKAVKFDNQQSQSFVADIKSRVNAYFDANQLSRKANGAMIVKTVMMFAITFIPYALILTNRFSPWEMLGLAVLMGIGMAGIGFSISRDALHGAYSSNQKVNTILGMTFDLLGANGYMWKITHNVIHHTYTNIQGIDEDLEVSPLLRLSPESEHKPIHRWQHIYGLAAYSFSTLNWVFAKDFTYLLRKTLGPYQNVKHPPKEVAILLGMKVVFYTYTIIVPLLVLDIAFWQFVIGYLAMHMTAGFILGVVFQLAHVVEGPEHFTSKNGDTMEDAWLVHEMKTTANFGRRNKLLCWYVGGLNFQIEHHLFPKVCSIHYPAISPIVEQVAKEHGIPYHQHTTLMDALRSHLRMLKALGRPEAVPAPVAA